From the genome of Caldilineales bacterium, one region includes:
- a CDS encoding DUF433 domain-containing protein, producing the protein MTPLEDHFDFLPDGTVRIHASRIGIETVVEGFRDGATPEEIIDRYPTLTREQVYATITYYLLNKEVVEQYVQSLRTEQENAFRAWLAQPDPWIEEWRHRLADKREHLLREGALPLQYNVE; encoded by the coding sequence GTGACACCACTTGAAGATCATTTCGATTTCCTACCCGACGGTACGGTTCGTATCCATGCTTCGCGCATTGGCATCGAGACTGTGGTCGAAGGCTTCCGCGACGGCGCCACACCCGAAGAAATTATCGATCGATATCCGACTCTTACCAGAGAACAGGTCTACGCAACGATCACCTACTATCTTCTCAACAAAGAAGTTGTCGAGCAGTATGTGCAATCGTTGCGAACGGAGCAGGAGAATGCTTTTCGGGCCTGGTTAGCTCAGCCCGATCCGTGGATCGAGGAATGGCGCCATAGACTTGCAGACAAACGGGAGCATCTGCTGCGCGAAGGTGCATTGCCGCTGCAAT